A portion of the Armatimonadota bacterium genome contains these proteins:
- the purS gene encoding phosphoribosylformylglycinamidine synthase subunit PurS produces MRAFRVTIMLKPGVLDAPGQAVQRGLDALGYRVEQVRVGKVVEMTLPDVEGAGVDEMCARFLANPLIETWAIEEIPQGAAT; encoded by the coding sequence ATGCGGGCGTTCCGAGTAACCATCATGCTCAAACCAGGCGTGCTGGACGCGCCCGGACAGGCGGTCCAGCGCGGTCTGGACGCACTGGGCTATCGGGTCGAGCAGGTGCGCGTTGGCAAGGTGGTCGAGATGACCCTTCCCGACGTTGAGGGCGCGGGCGTGGACGAGATGTGCGCACGGTTCCTGGCAAACCCGCTGATCGAGACGTGGGCGATCGAGGAGATCCCGCAGGGGGCTGCCACGTGA
- the purQ gene encoding phosphoribosylformylglycinamidine synthase subunit PurQ — MTWGVVFFPGSNCDRDCVHVLRSVVGQHVEEVWHEDRSLDGIDALVLPGGFSYGDYLRSGAIAATAPVMSAVRELAARGAPVLGICNGFQILAEAGLLSGTLLPNVSLRFRCHPAWVRVESDRTPFTAGLRHGTVLRMPVAHGEGAYFATPAEVAALEAAGRVVFRYCDSLGRVTPQANPNGSVAGIAGVASDAGNVVGLMPHPERASEALLGSTDGRRLFESVVGALVGAG; from the coding sequence GTGACCTGGGGCGTGGTGTTCTTCCCCGGGTCCAACTGCGACAGGGACTGCGTGCATGTGCTCCGGTCGGTGGTGGGCCAGCATGTCGAGGAAGTCTGGCACGAGGACCGGTCGCTGGACGGGATAGACGCACTGGTCCTGCCCGGAGGTTTCTCCTACGGCGACTACCTGCGGTCCGGGGCGATCGCCGCGACCGCGCCGGTGATGAGTGCCGTGCGTGAACTCGCGGCACGTGGCGCGCCGGTGCTGGGGATCTGCAACGGCTTTCAGATCCTGGCCGAGGCAGGCCTGCTTTCAGGCACCCTGCTCCCCAACGTCTCGCTGCGGTTCCGGTGCCACCCGGCGTGGGTACGCGTGGAGTCCGACCGGACGCCGTTTACCGCGGGCCTGCGGCACGGGACCGTGCTGCGGATGCCGGTGGCGCACGGCGAGGGCGCGTACTTCGCGACGCCGGCCGAGGTGGCGGCGCTGGAGGCCGCGGGGCGCGTGGTCTTCCGCTACTGCGATTCCCTGGGCCGGGTCACGCCGCAGGCCAATCCCAACGGCTCCGTGGCAGGGATTGCGGGCGTGGCCTCTGACGCGGGCAACGTGGTCGGGCTGATGCCGCACCCGGAGCGCGCCTCGGAAGCGCTGCTGGGTTCGACCGACGGTCGCCGGCTGTTTGAGTCCGTGGTCGGCGCGCTGGTGGGTGCAGGATGA
- the purL gene encoding phosphoribosylformylglycinamidine synthase subunit PurL — protein sequence MTQATALDAAALCGLPASDYREICRRLGRDPNPVEARMYGVMWSEHCGYKHSRAALRRLPTSSPRVLTGPGENAGVVSIGRGWALAFKMESHNHPSAVDPYNGAATGIGGIIRDVLAMGARPVALLDSLRFGPMDEPRARRLCGGVVAGIAGYGNAVGLPTVGGELLTAACYRDNPLVNVACLGLVRADQVARSAAEGPGSAVLYAGARTGRDGIGGAAFASTELDEGRAQTDRASVQMGDPFTGKLLIEATLEALASGAVLAIQDMGAAGLTCATSEMAARGRVGMVIDLDRVPLREAGMRPEEILLSESQERMLLVVRAEEVELAAAAYHRWGLAAEVIGHVTAEARLRVTAGGRTIVDLPPESLADAPIYNPQASVPAGLEERWRLDPAAVPAHDPGEVLIALLRHPDVASKRRIYEQYDHMVGVRTVTPPGSDAAVLRLITAPPLGLALTSDGNGRWCASDPRRGAALSVLEAAANLACAGAEPLAVTDCLNFGSPERPEVYWAFRETIEGIAEACEALGVPVIGGNVSFYNEAEGGEGPGRAIFPTPVVAMVGLLDDVARAGRMGFARDGDLVVLLGDPRGTLGASLYQHALQGEVRGRPANPQMERSVRAIACARDAVRAGLPSSVHDASDGGIAVALAEACITGGTGASVTLPDVPLAEVLFGEGPARFIASLPPERLGSLDELARRHDVPVRVLGHVGGPALRLAQAGDAGPTDPIELPLAGLTEAWEGLEV from the coding sequence ATGACGCAGGCCACTGCGTTAGACGCCGCGGCCCTCTGCGGGCTTCCTGCCTCGGACTACCGCGAGATCTGCCGGCGCCTGGGCCGCGATCCCAACCCGGTAGAGGCGCGGATGTACGGCGTGATGTGGTCCGAGCACTGCGGCTACAAGCACTCCAGGGCAGCGCTGCGCCGGCTGCCCACATCCTCGCCGCGCGTCCTGACCGGTCCGGGCGAGAACGCCGGCGTGGTCTCCATCGGCAGGGGGTGGGCACTGGCGTTCAAGATGGAGAGCCACAACCATCCCAGCGCCGTGGATCCGTACAACGGCGCGGCCACCGGCATCGGCGGCATTATCCGGGACGTGCTGGCCATGGGCGCACGGCCGGTGGCGCTGCTCGACTCGCTGCGGTTCGGCCCAATGGACGAGCCCAGGGCCCGACGGCTCTGCGGTGGGGTGGTCGCCGGCATCGCTGGCTACGGCAACGCGGTGGGCCTGCCGACCGTGGGCGGGGAGTTGCTGACCGCCGCGTGCTACCGCGACAACCCACTGGTGAACGTCGCCTGTTTGGGTCTTGTGCGCGCGGACCAGGTGGCCCGGTCCGCGGCAGAGGGGCCCGGCAGCGCCGTACTGTACGCAGGCGCGCGCACGGGCCGCGACGGGATAGGCGGTGCGGCGTTCGCCTCGACCGAGCTGGACGAGGGACGCGCGCAGACGGACCGGGCTTCGGTGCAGATGGGCGATCCGTTCACGGGCAAGCTGCTGATAGAGGCCACGCTGGAGGCCCTGGCCTCTGGCGCCGTGCTGGCCATACAGGACATGGGCGCGGCCGGGCTTACCTGCGCGACAAGCGAGATGGCGGCGCGGGGCCGCGTGGGTATGGTGATAGACCTGGACCGCGTGCCGCTGCGCGAGGCCGGGATGCGGCCGGAGGAGATATTGCTCAGCGAGTCGCAGGAGAGGATGCTCCTGGTGGTGCGCGCGGAAGAGGTGGAGCTCGCCGCCGCGGCCTACCACCGGTGGGGGCTGGCCGCCGAGGTGATAGGACATGTCACCGCCGAAGCGCGCCTGCGCGTGACCGCCGGCGGGCGGACCATAGTAGACCTTCCTCCCGAGAGTCTGGCGGACGCCCCGATCTACAATCCCCAGGCCTCGGTGCCGGCCGGACTGGAGGAGCGGTGGCGGCTCGATCCCGCGGCTGTTCCTGCACACGACCCAGGGGAGGTGCTGATCGCTCTCCTGCGCCACCCCGACGTGGCGAGCAAGCGGCGGATCTACGAGCAGTACGATCACATGGTGGGGGTGAGGACCGTTACCCCGCCCGGATCCGACGCTGCGGTGCTCCGCCTGATCACCGCGCCGCCACTGGGGCTCGCGCTGACCTCGGACGGCAACGGCCGGTGGTGCGCGTCCGACCCGCGGCGCGGGGCAGCGCTGTCGGTGCTGGAGGCGGCGGCCAACCTTGCGTGCGCGGGCGCCGAGCCGCTGGCGGTCACCGACTGCCTCAACTTCGGCAGTCCGGAGCGGCCCGAGGTGTACTGGGCCTTCCGCGAAACGATCGAGGGCATCGCGGAGGCGTGCGAGGCACTTGGGGTTCCGGTGATAGGCGGCAACGTTTCCTTCTACAATGAGGCAGAGGGCGGGGAGGGTCCGGGCCGCGCGATCTTCCCGACGCCCGTGGTGGCCATGGTTGGCTTGCTCGACGACGTGGCACGCGCTGGCCGGATGGGCTTTGCCCGGGATGGCGACCTGGTCGTCCTGCTGGGCGATCCCAGAGGGACCCTTGGGGCGAGTCTGTACCAGCACGCGCTCCAGGGCGAGGTCAGGGGCCGGCCCGCGAATCCCCAGATGGAGCGCTCGGTGCGCGCGATCGCCTGCGCACGCGATGCGGTGCGCGCCGGCCTGCCCTCGTCGGTCCATGACGCCAGCGACGGTGGCATCGCCGTGGCACTGGCCGAGGCGTGCATCACGGGTGGAACAGGCGCTTCGGTGACGCTGCCGGATGTTCCGCTCGCAGAGGTCTTGTTCGGAGAAGGTCCGGCGCGGTTCATCGCGTCGCTCCCTCCGGAGCGCCTGGGCTCGCTGGATGAATTGGCCCGCAGGCACGACGTGCCGGTCCGCGTTCTCGGCCACGTTGGTGGCCCGGCGCTACGCCTGGCCCAGGCTGGTGATGCCGGGCCCACCGATCCGATCGAACTGCCCCTTGCAGGGCTGACCGAGGCCTGGGAGGGTCTGGAGGTCTAG
- a CDS encoding amidophosphoribosyltransferase yields MVSAKRDIGVWKEECGVSGVLCTGGHDAAPIVHVALYALQHRGQESAGIAAFDGTVMRHHRGMGLVSRVFDDDRVTSLPGLAAVGHVRYATMGSALIENAQPFIVPSSWGPVAISHNGNLINAPVLRRELEAQGVGFGATTDSEVIAHLIARAPAASPEDAFAWCMRRLDGAYTVAALVGGRLFGFRDAHGIRPMAVGRGAGFWAVASETCAFDHTGAQAVCEVEPGELVAFDGQSMHRRQVLAVGRRAHCVFEYIYFARPDTVISDRNVHQSRRRMGRVLAGEHPARADIVIAVPDSGTSAAMGYAERAGLPFEVGLIKNRYIGRTFIQPDQASRDFGVRLKLNPNLDVIAGKRVVLVDDSIVRGTTSGRIVSLLRSTGAREVHVRISSPMIRHACYYGIDTSTRGELVASRLEVEEIRRFIGADSLGYLSQAGLVEAVALSRDALCMACLDGRYPTRVPTEAEAGRTALDEMAAVAAGSTPP; encoded by the coding sequence ATGGTGAGTGCAAAGCGGGACATCGGCGTCTGGAAAGAGGAGTGCGGTGTCAGCGGTGTTCTATGCACCGGAGGGCATGACGCGGCGCCGATCGTTCACGTGGCGCTCTACGCGCTGCAGCACCGCGGACAGGAGAGCGCGGGCATCGCCGCATTCGACGGCACGGTGATGCGGCACCACAGGGGCATGGGGCTGGTGTCCCGCGTTTTCGATGACGACCGGGTCACTTCGCTGCCGGGCCTGGCCGCGGTGGGGCACGTCCGGTACGCCACGATGGGTTCGGCCCTCATCGAAAATGCGCAGCCCTTCATCGTGCCGTCGTCGTGGGGTCCGGTGGCAATCAGCCACAACGGCAACCTGATCAACGCGCCGGTGCTCCGGCGCGAACTGGAGGCGCAGGGAGTCGGGTTCGGTGCTACCACCGACAGCGAGGTGATCGCACACCTGATCGCGAGGGCGCCGGCGGCCTCCCCCGAGGACGCGTTCGCCTGGTGCATGCGTCGTCTCGATGGTGCCTACACGGTCGCGGCCCTGGTGGGGGGGCGGCTGTTCGGATTTCGCGACGCGCACGGGATCCGGCCGATGGCGGTCGGAAGGGGTGCCGGATTCTGGGCGGTCGCTTCGGAGACGTGCGCGTTTGACCATACCGGCGCGCAGGCGGTGTGCGAGGTGGAACCCGGGGAGCTGGTGGCTTTTGACGGACAGAGCATGCACAGGCGGCAGGTCCTCGCGGTTGGCCGGCGCGCCCACTGCGTCTTCGAGTACATCTATTTTGCAAGGCCCGACACGGTGATCAGCGATAGGAACGTCCACCAGTCCCGGCGCCGCATGGGCAGGGTGCTGGCAGGAGAGCATCCGGCCCGCGCCGACATCGTGATCGCGGTGCCGGACTCGGGCACATCGGCGGCCATGGGCTACGCCGAGCGGGCCGGCCTGCCCTTCGAGGTGGGCCTGATCAAGAACAGATACATCGGCCGCACCTTCATCCAGCCCGACCAGGCCTCGCGCGACTTCGGTGTCCGCCTGAAGCTGAACCCCAACCTGGACGTGATAGCAGGAAAGCGCGTCGTGTTGGTGGACGACTCGATCGTCCGCGGCACTACCTCGGGCCGCATAGTCAGCCTGCTGCGCAGCACCGGCGCGCGCGAGGTGCACGTGCGCATCTCATCCCCCATGATCCGGCATGCCTGCTACTACGGGATTGACACCAGCACCAGGGGGGAGCTGGTGGCATCCCGCCTGGAAGTCGAGGAGATCAGGCGGTTCATAGGGGCCGATTCGCTCGGCTACCTGAGCCAGGCCGGGCTCGTGGAGGCCGTGGCGCTGTCGAGGGATGCGCTGTGCATGGCCTGTCTGGATGGCCGGTACCCGACCCGGGTGCCGACCGAGGCCGAAGCAGGACGTACGGCCCTCGACGAGATGGCGGCCGTGGCCGCCGGGAGCACCCCGCCGTGA